A window from Bosea sp. ANAM02 encodes these proteins:
- the mnmE gene encoding tRNA uridine-5-carboxymethylaminomethyl(34) synthesis GTPase MnmE, which yields MAALEHRGSSTEDSRQPEQLVSLMFAGSSSKKPSSRLSTGMMIPDTHSTIVALSSAPGKAGVAVIRVSGPRVRFVLETFASLVPEPRIATLRRLVDAEGAAIDSALVLFFAGPASFTGEDVAEFHVHGSRAILARLLAALTALPDVRLAEAGEFTRRAFEAGKLDLAAVEGLADLIDSETEWQRRQALQQMDGALGDVVEDWRNALIEAMSLLAAELDFSDEGDVSGPLQEQALVLAAQVLESLRDALGSFAMGERVREGFVVVLAGPPNAGKSSLLNALARRDVAIVSPIAGTTRDSLEVRLDLAGLPVILVDTAGLRDSADPIEAEGVRRARALVERADLVLGLRAVDSDPYRVENQAQLLKVATKADLAGPVLPDERPVSVKTGEGMAALLADIVARLQELGQGEPALLTRERHRIAVAEAIGTLERAVAAQHGQGELLAEDIRLAVVALERLVGRIDVEDVLDRLFAGFCIGK from the coding sequence GTGGCTGCGCTGGAACACCGCGGCTCCAGCACGGAAGACTCCCGACAGCCTGAGCAACTCGTGAGCTTGATGTTCGCGGGAAGCTCGTCCAAGAAGCCGTCTTCCCGGCTTTCGACAGGCATGATGATTCCGGACACCCATTCCACGATCGTGGCTTTGTCCTCGGCGCCCGGGAAAGCCGGCGTGGCGGTGATCAGAGTTTCCGGCCCGCGCGTTCGATTCGTTCTCGAAACGTTTGCGAGTTTGGTCCCTGAACCGCGGATCGCGACCTTGCGCCGGCTCGTCGATGCGGAAGGGGCAGCCATCGATAGCGCGCTGGTCCTGTTCTTTGCCGGCCCTGCCAGCTTTACCGGCGAAGACGTCGCCGAGTTCCATGTTCATGGCTCGCGGGCAATCCTGGCGCGGCTCCTTGCGGCTCTGACGGCTTTGCCGGATGTGCGGCTGGCAGAGGCCGGCGAGTTCACCCGGCGGGCGTTCGAAGCCGGCAAGCTCGATCTGGCTGCCGTCGAGGGCCTGGCAGACCTGATCGATTCGGAGACGGAATGGCAGCGCCGGCAGGCGCTGCAGCAGATGGATGGCGCTCTTGGCGACGTTGTCGAGGATTGGCGAAACGCATTGATCGAGGCCATGAGCCTGTTGGCGGCTGAGCTCGATTTTTCGGATGAGGGTGATGTCTCCGGGCCGCTGCAAGAACAGGCGCTGGTCTTGGCCGCTCAGGTGCTAGAATCGTTGCGCGACGCGCTCGGCAGCTTCGCTATGGGCGAGCGGGTCCGTGAGGGCTTCGTGGTCGTGCTGGCAGGGCCGCCCAATGCCGGCAAGTCCAGCCTGCTCAATGCGCTCGCGCGGCGCGATGTCGCCATCGTCTCTCCGATTGCCGGCACCACGCGCGACAGCCTGGAAGTGCGTCTCGACCTCGCGGGCCTTCCGGTCATCCTGGTCGATACCGCGGGCCTTCGCGACAGCGCCGATCCGATCGAAGCCGAGGGCGTCAGGCGCGCCCGGGCGCTGGTCGAGCGCGCGGATCTCGTTCTTGGTTTGCGCGCAGTCGATTCGGACCCGTATCGAGTCGAGAATCAGGCTCAGTTACTTAAGGTCGCGACGAAAGCCGACCTGGCGGGACCTGTCCTTCCGGACGAGCGGCCCGTTTCCGTGAAGACCGGAGAGGGTATGGCCGCGTTGCTTGCCGATATCGTCGCGCGGCTGCAGGAGCTTGGGCAGGGCGAGCCGGCCCTGCTGACGCGCGAGCGGCATCGCATTGCCGTCGCCGAAGCCATCGGAACACTGGAGCGAGCGGTGGCGGCGCAGCACGGACAAGGCGAGCTGCTTGCCGAGGACATCCGCCTCGCCGTGGTCGCCCTTGAGCGTCTCGTCGGCCGGATCGATGTCGAGGATGTCCTGGACCGGCTGTTCGCGGGATTTTGTATCGGAAAGTGA